The Streptomyces venezuelae genomic interval TCCCCATCGGCACCCAAAGCGCCCACGCCACCACCCCTCACACCGCCACCACCACTGCCGCCTCCGCCCCCTCGGCGCACGCCGAGGGGTTGGTAGCCGACCTCGTCGGCGACGAGAATGCTTGGCCGCAGGTAGGTGCCGAGCTTGTTCCTCGGACGGTCGGCGGCTTCGGCGGTTGAGAGGTTGCGGACCATGTCGTCGAGGCTGGTGAAGTGGATCGAATGGCCGGCCCGGCAGGCAGCGACCGCGAGAGCGACGGCGATGTGTGTCTTGCCGACCCCGGGCGGCCCGAGCAGAGCGGCGTTCGCCTTGCCGTCGACGAACGAGAGGGTGGCGAGGTCCTTGAGCTTGCGCGGGTCGAGGGCGGGCTGGAAGGAGACGTCGTACTCGTCGCGTGTCTTGTGGTGTGGCAGCCGGGAGAGCCGAACCGCAGGCCCCGGCGGAAGCGGCGGTCGTCGCGGACGGCAGGCTCCTCTGGCAGCACCATGTCGAGGAAGTCGAGGCAGCCCATCTTGCCCTCGTTGACCCGCCGCGTGTACTCGTTGATCGTTTTGGCCAGGCGGGGCAGGCCGAGCTTGCCGGCCGTATTGCGGATGCGGGTGGAGACCAGCTCGCTCAAGACGCTTCCCTCGTGCCCGGACGGGTGGTGAAGGGACGTGTGCGACCGGCCGGGCAGAACGTGGTCACGGACGATGAGGACCTGCCGTTCGACATGGCCCTTGCCGGTAGGCCGGTAGGCGGCCAGGACGTCGATATCGAAGTCGAAATGGCCGGCGAAACCGACCGCTTCCGGATGCAGCGGGACCCCTCGTCGCCCCAGTCGACCTGAGCCTGGGCGCCGGGGATGACCGCCTTCCGCCGCCTCTCACCGACCAAGCAGCGGAGAGCAGCAGGTCTCAAGGCATCAGTAACTGTCCCCTTCATCCGTACGCGGGTGGGGACGCTCATGTGTACGCCGACACCGTCAGCCACGCGACATCGCAACCGAGCCCCGACTCCACCCAGCCGGCATCCGACCTGCCGACCACAGCAGCAAGGGCCCCGCAACCAGAGGCCCCGCCCCGAGAAGTCGTTGCCATACCGATCATGGAGTCTGTCGATCGGGCGGTATCCGGGGAAAATCCAGGGGAGCGGACGGCCGTGCGCTGCTACGGTCGGGCGCTATGAGCTGGCTTCCCGATGACTTCGTCCATCCTGTCCTGGTGCCCCTGCCGGGCGGTGGTCATCACCTGCGGCCGATCCGGGAGGCGGACACTCCGCTCGATTATCCGGCTGTGATGGGTTCGCGTGAGCGGCTGTGGACGATCTTCGGCCCGGCCTGGGGCTGGCCCGCGGCCACCATGACCTACGAGGCCGACCAGGCCGACCTGTTGCGGCACGAGAAGGAGATCGCCGCACACCAGTCTTTCAACTACGCGCTGTTCGACGCGGCGGAGACAGCTCTGCTCGGCTGCGTCTACATCGACCCACCGGAGAAGGCCGGCGCGGACGGCGAGATCTCCTGGTGGGTGGTGGACGAACTGGTGGGCAGCAAGGTCGAGCAGGCCCTCGACGAGCTGGTGCCGCAGTGGATCGCCGCCGACTGGCCGTTCGAGCAGCCGCGTTTCCTCGGCCGAGAGGTCTCCTGGTCGGACTGGCTCGCCCTGCCGGAACACCCCGACGCGTAAGTAGCTTTTGTCTTCATGCTCTGCGGACTTGGTGCCCGATCGGCCGTCTCGATCGGGTGGTTGTCGGGTTCTCGGCGCATGCGAGGAGAGCCTCCTGAACAGCTCGCTGGTGTCGAGTCACCGAGTGTCATGAGGCCCTGGTGTCACAGTTTGGGTGTCGATGCCCGTGCAGTGCACCGCGGGTACTCGGGAGTACGCCTGTCTGGCTCATCGGTCCGGAAACGTCCGGCAATCGGCTGCGAGAGCGTCGGTATCCGAGCGACATGACGGACGCGGTGCGGGTGGTGCTGCGGCCGTGCGGCAGGTGACGGGTCGGATGCAGGGCCGAGGCGGGCAGGTCCGGGAGAGGGCAGGGCACGATGCCCTGCCGATGGCTGGGGTGATTGATTCGCAGTCGGTCAAGGCGGATGCCGTGGTCGCCGCCGGCCCACGGTCTTCGACGGCGGCAAGCTGGTCAACGGACGCAAGCGGCACGTCGTGGTCGACCCCCTCGACCCATTGCTGGCGTGATGGTCACCGCTGCGGATGTGGGCGATCGCGCCGCTGCCCGCATCCTGCTGGAACCGGTGGCTGCCGCTTACCATCGCCTGGCCCTGGTCTGGGCCGACGGGTGGCTGCACCGCCACTCCTGCCATTCCTCCTCAGCCGCGGCCAACTCGGCCTGAATACGGCCGGCCTCCTCACGCAGGCCATCGACCCGACGCCGAGCAACCAGCTCGTGCTGTTCCAGTAGTCCAACGACTGAAGGCATTCAAGACCTCCCGGCGAACGACGATCTGACAGGCCACTACTCCCACGGGTCCATCGCACCAATCCGCAACCAGCGGAAACACGCCAATCACACCGGGAAAGGCAACAGTTCTTCAGGCGCGGTGAAGAGGATGTGCGTGTTGTGCAGGCACGTACGCCGGCCACGGTGTCGTCTTTGGGGGGCTGGACGCCCGTCCCGACAGGGGCCGCGCGGGCGGCGGCGTAGGCGTCGATGGGGTCGGATTTGCCGATGCGGCGACGTTCGGGCCGGTCGGGCCGGTTGACTTCGACGACCAGGTACCCGTGTGAGCGGGCGGCGCTGGTGAAGCCCGGCTCCGTAAGACGAGGTGCCTTCCACGCCGACCGCGATCACCGGGCCGTAGGCGTTCAGGAAGGCCAGGGCCGCCGCATATCCCGCGGTGGTGGTGGTGAACTCGGCGTCCGCGATGTGGTCTCCGTTGGCACTGAGCCTTTTCCATCCTCAGTCTGAGCTGGCCAGGTGCGGGCAGAGGATGGCTTGGACCGGGTTGGTGATGCGGGTGGTCGAGCATCGGAGCTTGCGCGGGAGTCGCCAGGTCTTGAGGGTGGCGACGGCCTGTTCGGCCAGGGCTCGGATCTTCGCGTGGGAGCGGTCGACTGTCTTCTGCCCGGGCGGACAGCGTCTCCCACGGTCCGGACCGCCTCCGCAAGAGTTGGGGCGCGGGCAGCCAGGAGGTCCACGGCTTCGGTGACGTACCGATAGGCGGTGGTGGTCCCGATGCCGTATCCGCCCGCGAGCTGGGTATACGGGTGTCCGTTGCGGAGATGGGCGAGTGCGAGCCAAGGCCTGCCGCCCCGCATTCAGGCGTCTCCACCGGGTACCGGGGCTCCTTGCGGCGCCGGCGGAGCCGGTCCGACAGGCAGCGCAGGGCAGAACTGGACACGTCGACGCCGGACGGGTAGCAAGCGTGCCAAGCCTCAGGTGGAGAGCTGTTTCTTGGTCGAAAACCCATCTACCAGTGGCTTCACCTGTCTGTAAGCCCAACCGCTAAACCCGGCAGCCCGGTTGGAAAGCCCTCACTCACCCTCAGGGAACTGATCAGCCGGCCAAGTCCTGAGGCGTTCCGCTTGTTGCGCTTTGCGCAGGGCCGCCGACCATCTGTCCCATTCCGTCGAGCACGGCAGCACGCACATCACCGACAGCAACCGCACCTTGTTCCACTCTGCGATTGATCGCCCGAAAATGGAGTCACCGTCTTTGACGCATACATGCCAGTCTGCTCTGCGGCGCCATGTCTTCGATCGCGGACGCGGTCGGGGCGTCGACATTGGGGGAACTACATGTTACGAGCAGCCAGACCCATGGTCGGACTGGTCGGCCTCATGCTGATGCTGATGGGGCTGACGGTGCCGCAAGCTGCTGCCGATCCGCTGCGCGGCACAGACCCTAAGACCGCTGTCGCCCAGCACGACGAAGCGGTGTACGTCGTGCAGGAACGAGAGGACGGCACCGTCTACACCGCCATCTACGAGCCTGCCGCAGGTGTCACGCCCGATGAGCTGAGGGCGTCACTGCGGCGCCAAGGCATCCGCGGTGTGCAGGACGCAGAACCGACAGCCACAGCCGGCCTCGGGACACTCGGCTGTTCCCCGATCGTCGGAACCGCGTCCGCGCTGTGCGGTGCCAAGTGGTCCTACGGTGCCTACAACGACCCGCAGGTGTACTTCCTCGACCACACCAGCGACAGTTGGCCGGTGAGCGACGCCCAGGTCGACTGGTACCAGGCGCCCGGCATCGACGCCTACTACCGCTGGTACACAGCCGGCTGCCCCAGCGGCCGCCACTGCGTGCACACCTACAGCGGAAGCTACGGAACCGACTGGTACGGCCAGACCTCGTACACCACCTCCGGCGGGTACTTCGTGGACGGTTCAGTCGTCGTGAGGCTCAACGATCAGGTTACGCCGAACACCTACGCGGCACGGCGCAGCGTCGCGTGCCATGAGATGGGCCACGCACTGGGGCTGGATCACAACGGGTCGACCAACAGCTGCATGTCGGTTCCCGAGTTCCCGCAGCACCCGTCGTCCCAGGACTTCTCGGTGCTGAACCTGCTCTACCCGAAGGCCGGCACCTGACAGACCTGACGTGCTGCCCCCAGCCCAGTGCCGAGCTGGGGGCAGCACAGTGCGGGTCAGTGAGCGCTTTCCAGCATCGCTCTGAGCTGGCCAGATGCAGGGCCGGCGCGGCTGGGACCAGGCTTGTGATGCGGGTGGTCGAGCACCGGAGCTTGCGGAGAGGTCGCCAGGACTTGAGGGTGGCGACGGCTTGGTCGACGAGGGCTCGGATCTTGGCATGGGACCGGTTGACGGCCTTCTCGCCTGGGGAAAGCGTCTCCCACCGGCCCCAGTGCGGGACACGGGCAGGACCCCCGGCACCCCGGTAGCCCTTGCCGGCCCAGCAGGTGACGCCGGCGTCCGCGAGAGCGGTGATGTGCCGTGCCGGCAGGCGGCCTGTCATCGTGCACGGCCCCCGGGGAGGGCAGGTGAGGCCCACAGCAACCGGCCGGAGGGATCGGCCAGGACCTGCACGTTCATCCTGTACTTCTTGTGCTGGAGCAAGAAGGCTTGTCCGCAGCGATCCGGTCGATCGGCAGCAGGGTCCCGTCCAGCAGCACGAACGCCTTCGTCGACGCGGTCCGTGCCGCGTCCGCGCCACTGGGCGCGAGCGTGGCTGCCGCGACTGCCGCGTCGAAATCCACGTCGTAGAAGTACTCGCCGTCGCGGAAGGCACCATCGAGCGCCCCAACGGCATTCAGCGCCTCGCCCTCCCAGTGACGCACCACGGCTTTGACCGGCCGCGATATCCAACCGCGTACCAGAAAACATCTGTAGGCGTTAGCCCTGCGCTCGTGGTCCTTAGAACTCATCTCATTTGGTGGTCCGTTGTAGCAGATGAGGGTGTAGGGGGGCCGGTATAGGCGAGGAATCGCTCGACCTTGCGTTCGTGACGGAGGTGGAGTCGGCGACGGTCAGCGAGTCAGGCCCGTTGTCGGTTCGATGCGAGCCGCTGCGACGTCTCCGAGGTCCTTGCGGCGTCGGGGATTGCCGGCGGATAAGGGCAGACTGGTCCCTCGGTGATCAGATGGATCACCGAGACCCAGCGGCAGAATGGAACGGCGGCCTGTCACTGACGGACGGCAGTGGATGGATTCCCCGCACAGACAGATACCGGCGACGCTCACAGGCTGTCAGGCAGTCGGAGCGCTGCGACTATCAGTACAAGGGGGGAAGAACAGTGATCGAGAACCATCTCGCAAGGGCAGTGCTCTCCGCCATCATGAGACGGATCGGTCACCCCTACCGGAGGGCCGTCCGGACGCCGTTCCCCGTCGTGCTCGACGCCTCCGGCGCGCAGGAGGCGCTGCGGACCAGCCTCGGCCGGGAGGCGCAGGTCCGTGCCGCGATCGACGCACTCCCGGTCGAGCCCACCGACTCGCCGTACTCGCCGTTCGGCGCGATCGCGTCCGACCCCAGTTACGACGGCGACCCGGCCCTCGTCGAGCCCTCTCCGTTCTTCACCACTTTGCACGGATATGTGCAATGCCAAGGAGCTTTGATGACCCCTTGCGAGACGACCCGGCGCACCCTCGCCCCCGGCGGCCGGACGATCACGGTGGCGCTCAGAGGGCGATGAGCTCTCGTAGGAACTCACGAGCTTGGTCGAGGGGAACGGTTGGGCTGTAGCCACTCGCGAGCACCTGATTGAACGGGCCCGAGAGCTGGGTGACCCCACGTGACCCTCGGCCCGCCCAGTGGTGCTGAATCCTCGTCGCCGCGAGAAGTGACCTTTCGAGGACGGGAATCAGCATGGCGCGGACATCTTGGCCAACCACGTCGATGCCGATCACGAGGACTGCGGCGACGGTGTCGGGCTTCGCGAGGAACCGCAGCATCTTGTCGACGTTGTACGCCTTCGGCGCGGAAGCGCGGTCCAGCAGCTTGGTCTTGATGTCGATGGAGAGCAGAACGTTCGCGTACCGACGCTCAAGATCGTCGAGCCGGTGCGCGGATCCACCTCCCGTGATGAGTTGCTCGATCTCGTTGCCGCGAAGGTTGACGTTGTCGAGCGCGGCGAGCCTGAGGATGGACTGGCGATGTTGCGTCACTGTGGTGACGAGGTCTTGGCCGATGGCAGCGAAGTCCTCAGAGGCCAAAGCCGCTGCAGCGCGGTTCGGGGCCGCCAGAATCAGTGCCTGATCGTCGGTGCTGGGGTAGAAGCGGACGTCCCGCGGGACGATGGCATTGGTCGCCTCGACGAGGCGCTCGACGTTGTCATCCCAGGTGAACGCGGCGTGGAGTGCGAACAGTGCGCCGAAGTTGGCCGGGATGTTGGACAGTTCGTCGTACTCCCGGAGGATGTCGCTGCCGTTGAAGCTCCCGCGAACGTGGCCGATCCGAAGGTCCCTCGAGCTGTGGCTCACCTTCTTCAACATCGTCGAGTTGGCAAGCAGGAAGTCCAGTCGATCTCGACGAACGACGACGACGATGAACGGAGCCTGGTCGTGTTGCTGCAACGCCGAGAGGGACAAGATCGTGTTTGAGAAGGAGCCCGCCTGCGCCTCTGTGAACCGGAGTGCATAGCCGTCGCCAACAAGCACGCTCCGAACGCGCCTTGGCGCGAAGGCGCCAATGAACGCTGCTTGCAGTTCCTGCTTGCGGGCACTCTGGTCGGACCTCTTGTATGTGACGAGGAAGTCCAGCGCCTCGTGCAACTCGCCATCGCGCACTCGCGGGTCTCGGCCGCTGTCCGGCATATCTACACCTGTCACGACGCCTGGTAGTAGTTACGGATGGTTGCAGCCGTGCGCTTTCGGCGCTCGACGAGGAGGATCTGTCCGCGGTACGGCGGCGAAGCGGGAACGTCGATCACCGCCACATTGTCACTGGACACACCGACACGGCGCTAGCACCACGCCAGCCTGCACGACCTGCTGCCAGCCCTCGCCACCTTCCGCGGGTGAAGGGCCCCTTCGATAGGGTGACCGTCATCGCCGCAGCCATCCTCACCTTGGAACGTCAACGCTGATGATTCTCATTGCCGTTCCAGGGTGAGGGCAGTTTGGCATTGGCCGTCATCCAGTTGGGCACCGGCTCACGACCAGACAAGTCGACCTTCGGTGAACCGACAGACCGGGTAGCTTCCATCGGCGATCTTCGTCAGCGTCTCCGCCACGGAGTCGAAATACTGGGCCATCGACTCGTACTCGCCCGTAACCGTGGGGCCACCCACGAACCAGCTGCCGACGCGCCCGTCCCGCACATCGATGAACTTTCCCATCCACCCGTCCTGGTCCGACAGGAACGGGATCCACTCGTTACGCCAGAACGGGTAGTCCGGCTGGTCCGGAGGGTCGAATCCACAGGACGTGGAGCGGTTCGCGTAGAGCCTCTCCATCGCCCGGATACCCAGAAAGAAGCTTCCCTCGTCGGGGAACCCGTCGAAGCCGCAACACTGCACTTCGTCGTCGAAGTCTTCCTCCGGCAGATCCAGATTGTTCTGCAACAGCCACGTCCGCAGGTCCCCATGCAGGGAGATCCCCATCCGTTCCTCGGCTGCCGCGAGCATCTGTTCCGTAGCGGGCCCTGGCAGATCCGCGTGATCGGCCGGCGCGTGCTCCCGAAGAAGACTCATCACACGCGACCAACTCTCAGCCACACTCATCGTCCTCTGCCCTCTCTACAGGGATGTCTCCGTCCGACTACGCCCCTGTGGAGGTCGAGAAGTACCGGCCGGAGAACCGTGCAGGGATGGTACTTCGAGCGTGCGTTCCCTCCCTCTCCACGGTCATCTTCCGCCCCGAAGCGCGGGGTCGGACCCTCAGCAAAGTGACCGCCCTTGCCGGACTCCACCTCACCGCCATCTTCATCTGGTCAGCGAGGTGATCCGAAAGAAACGTCCTAAAGCGTGTTGCAGAAGGTTGTGTCTAGGCAGGTCAGGGCCGGGTTCGGCGCCGTTCTGGTCATGCGGCGAGGGCTAGGTTGTGCATGTGGGCGACGGCTTGGACCGCGTGGTGGAGGCCGTTGCCGCGCTGGCGGCAGTCGCGGAGGATCTTGTAGTGCTTCATGCGGGCGAAGGCGTGCTCGACGCGGGCCCTGACTTTGCGGTGTTCGGCGTTGTCCTCTTCCTCGCCTGGCAACAAGGCTCGTCCGGGGCGTTTGCGGTGCGGGACGACAAGGCCGGTTTTGATGTAGGCACCGTCGGCCAGCACGGTCACGCCTTCGCAGTGCCGGGCCAGGTCGGAGTCCCGCCACGCTTTCGCATCGGCGGTGTTGCCCGGAACAGGCCGGGCCGCGGCGATCACGAGTTTCGTGTCGGCGTCGATGATGACCTGCACGTTCGCCGAGAACCGGTAGTTGCGCGAGGACGCACCGACCTTCCGGTCGCGGACCGGGATCAGGGTGCCGTCCACGATCCACAACCGCTCGACCGCGTCGGCCGGGCGAGTGGCCGGCTCGATCGCCAGCAGCGGCCGCAGCCGCTGGATGACCCGGCACACCGTCGCCGGCGAGCAGCCGAACAGCGGCGCGAGCTGTCGCATGGTGAGGTTCGTGCGGTAGTACACGGCCACCAGCAGTACCCGCTCCGCCAGCGGCAGACACCACGGCCGGCCACCACCGGGACCGTTCCCGCCGCGCTCCCGGACCACTTTCAGCAGCCGTTCGAACTGCCGCATCCGCAGGCCCGTGAACGTCTCCACCCACAACGGCTCAGCTCTCAACGCCCCACGCATACAAGGGAAATGCCCGCGCTGCAGCCTTCTGCAACACGCTTTAGGGGGTGTCCGCAAAGTCTGTTGGTCGTTAGTCCGTTCGTGGTGCGACGGCATGAACTGACTGATCAGGCCTGGGCGGTTATCGAGCCGCTGCTGGCCCCGCCCCGTATGGGCCGTCCCGTCCGGGATCGACGCCAGGTCCTCAACGGCATCCTGTGGAAGCTGTCCACCGGGGCTGCCTGGCGGGACCTGCCCGAACGTTATGGGCCGTGGAAGACCGTCTATGAACGGTTCCGCCGCTGGTCGGCGGACGGAACCTGGGACCGGCTGCTGGCCCACGTCCAGCAGCACTCGGACGCGATCGGCGAGGTCGACTGGTCGATCGTCTGCGTCGACTCGACGATCGTCCGGGCCCACCAGCACGCCGCAGGGACCCGAGAAGGGGGCCCTGGACCGGTGAGGCACTCGGCCGGTCCCGCGGCGGACTGAGCACCAAGATCCACCTCGCCTGCGACGGCCGCGGCCGTCCACTCGCGTTCACGCTCACCGGCGGGAACGTTAACGACTGCACGCAGTCCGAGCCGGTCATGGCCCGCATCCGCATCGCGCGGTGCGGGCCGGGCAGGCCCCGGACCCGGCCGGATCGGGTGCTCGGGGACAAGGGCTACTCGTCGCGGAAGATCCGCGCCTACCTGCGCAGACGCGGCATCGCCTGCACCATCCCCGAACGCGTCGACCAGATCAGCGGCCGCCGGCGACGCGGCGAGAATCTGTGCCGGCTCGACCGCGCCGTCTACCGGCGCCGCAACGTCGTCGAACGCTGCTTCAACAAGCTCAAACAGAACAAGGCCCTCGCCACCCGCTACGACAAACGAGCCCGCCACTACAAAGCCCTGGTCACCCTCACCTGCCTCCGACTATGGCTCCCCACCTGACTTTGCGGACACGCCCTAGGAGTCGTCCGGCCGATCGTGGTCTCGGCCACTGAGGCATGGCGGGGGCTGCAGCTCGTCGAGGGCATGGCCGGCCCAGATGTCGTGTGCCAGGGTGGCGGTATGGATTGGCAGTCTGAGAGCCCGGAACTCTGGGCGTTTCTGGAGTCCCTGCACGGCGGCGACATCCTGTCCGGCACGGTCGCGGCGATCGAACGGTTCGGGGTCTTCGTGGCCCTGGATGACGGGCCTGCCCATCCGCTCTTCCCCGGTGTCGGGTTCATCGTCATCCCCGAACTGTCCTGGCGGCACATCGACGCCCCCACCGATGTCGTTCACGTAGGCCAGCGTGTCTCGTGCGAGCTCCTCCAGTTCGACACCTACCACGCGGAGGCCAGACTGTCCTTGAAGGCGCTGGAGCCCGACCCCCTGCGGGCTTTCGCCGACCGCACGCCGGTGGGTCAGGAAATCCGCGGGACAGTGGAGAAGACAGTTCCCATCGGCGTCTTCGTCGAGCTCGGAGACGGGATCGTCGGGCTGATCCCCTCCAGAGAGATCGACGGTCGGCCCGCGGTGAGTCCGGTGGAAGACTTCGAGGCCGGAGAGGAGATCACCGTCATCGTCACGGAAATCGACCTGCCGACCCGCCGAATCTTTCTTTCCAGGCCGAAGAACGCCCAGCACGAAGGTGTCGTGCCGGCCACGTGACGGCCAGCGTGCTCCAGCCGTTGATGCGAGCATGGGGCGGGGTGATCTGACTGATGCCGAGTGGGAACGGCTGCGGCCATTCCTGCCGGTCAGCAACCGGCGGTATGGCAGGTGGCGGGATCACCGGCAGGTGATCGACGGGATCCTGCACCGGGTGCGGACCGGAGTGCAGTGGCGTGACCTGCCCGAACGGTTCGGGCCATGGAAGACCGTCTGCGAACGCCACCGCCTGTGGTCGGCCGACGGCACCTGGAAGCGTCTGCGCCTGCTCCAGCAGGTCCAAGCCTCAGCCGATGCAGCGGGTGAGATCGACGGGGACATCTCGGTCGACTCCACCATGTGCAGGCGCATCAGCATGCGGCGGGGGCTCGCGCCGACCCACCGCCGACGTCCGGCTCAAAGGGGGCCGAGGAGCCAGAACATCAGGACGAAGCGCAGTGGCCGAGTCTGCACGCCCGCCTGGTGGAGGTGGTGCTGGAGGTGAGGACCTGGGCCGTTCACGGGGCGGGTTCACCACCAAGCTCCACCTGAGCGCGGACAGCCTCGAAACCTGACAGGGTCGCCGCCGACAAGGCGTACAGCAATGAGCCCGTCCGGATCCACCTGCGGCGCCGGGGCATCCGGCACCCGATCCCCAAGGGCAACACCGTCGAGCGCGCCATCACCAGGCTCAGGCAGCACCGGGCAGTGGCTACCCGCCACGACAAGCGCTGTGACGTCTACCTCGGCACCGCCACCGCCCCAGCTCTCACTATCCGGCTC includes:
- a CDS encoding N-acetyltransferase; translation: MSWLPDDFVHPVLVPLPGGGHHLRPIREADTPLDYPAVMGSRERLWTIFGPAWGWPAATMTYEADQADLLRHEKEIAAHQSFNYALFDAAETALLGCVYIDPPEKAGADGEISWWVVDELVGSKVEQALDELVPQWIAADWPFEQPRFLGREVSWSDWLALPEHPDA
- a CDS encoding matrixin family metalloprotease; this translates as MVGLVGLMLMLMGLTVPQAAADPLRGTDPKTAVAQHDEAVYVVQEREDGTVYTAIYEPAAGVTPDELRASLRRQGIRGVQDAEPTATAGLGTLGCSPIVGTASALCGAKWSYGAYNDPQVYFLDHTSDSWPVSDAQVDWYQAPGIDAYYRWYTAGCPSGRHCVHTYSGSYGTDWYGQTSYTTSGGYFVDGSVVVRLNDQVTPNTYAARRSVACHEMGHALGLDHNGSTNSCMSVPEFPQHPSSQDFSVLNLLYPKAGT
- a CDS encoding SMI1/KNR4 family protein produces the protein MSVAESWSRVMSLLREHAPADHADLPGPATEQMLAAAEERMGISLHGDLRTWLLQNNLDLPEEDFDDEVQCCGFDGFPDEGSFFLGIRAMERLYANRSTSCGFDPPDQPDYPFWRNEWIPFLSDQDGWMGKFIDVRDGRVGSWFVGGPTVTGEYESMAQYFDSVAETLTKIADGSYPVCRFTEGRLVWS
- a CDS encoding transposase family protein; its protein translation is MRGALRAEPLWVETFTGLRMRQFERLLKVVRERGGNGPGGGRPWCLPLAERVLLVAVYYRTNLTMRQLAPLFGCSPATVCRVIQRLRPLLAIEPATRPADAVERLWIVDGTLIPVRDRKVGASSRNYRFSANVQVIIDADTKLVIAAARPVPGNTADAKAWRDSDLARHCEGVTVLADGAYIKTGLVVPHRKRPGRALLPGEEEDNAEHRKVRARVEHAFARMKHYKILRDCRQRGNGLHHAVQAVAHMHNLALAA
- a CDS encoding S1 RNA-binding domain-containing protein → MDWQSESPELWAFLESLHGGDILSGTVAAIERFGVFVALDDGPAHPLFPGVGFIVIPELSWRHIDAPTDVVHVGQRVSCELLQFDTYHAEARLSLKALEPDPLRAFADRTPVGQEIRGTVEKTVPIGVFVELGDGIVGLIPSREIDGRPAVSPVEDFEAGEEITVIVTEIDLPTRRIFLSRPKNAQHEGVVPAT